The following are encoded together in the Geobacter sulfurreducens PCA genome:
- a CDS encoding DnaJ C-terminal domain-containing protein, translating into MAQHDYYETLGLKKGATEEEIKKAYRKLAITYHPDKNPGDAAAEEKFKEINEAYAVLSDPQKRAQYDQFGSNGFHQRFSQEDIFRGFDVGDMFKDMGVGTDDIFSRIFGGGFRQGGFSFTGTRQRGGDFTMELPVTFREAYAGCEKRVAYRRDGMREEISVKVPAGVETGARLRVAGKGGVGSGGTGDLYLVVKVGGDPQFHREGDDIVVEREIKFTDAALGASLDVPTLEGTKRVKVPAGIQSGTKIRLKGLGFPHMGKTAKGDLYVHINVSVPRSLSADQKAILEKLREAGL; encoded by the coding sequence ATGGCGCAGCACGACTATTACGAAACCCTCGGCCTGAAAAAGGGGGCAACCGAAGAGGAGATCAAGAAGGCCTACCGCAAACTGGCCATCACGTATCACCCGGACAAAAATCCCGGCGACGCCGCGGCTGAGGAAAAATTCAAGGAGATCAACGAGGCCTATGCTGTCCTCTCCGATCCCCAGAAGCGGGCCCAGTACGATCAGTTCGGTTCCAACGGATTCCACCAGCGCTTCTCCCAGGAAGACATTTTCCGGGGGTTCGACGTGGGGGACATGTTCAAGGATATGGGGGTCGGCACCGACGACATCTTTTCCCGCATATTCGGAGGAGGATTCCGTCAGGGAGGCTTCAGCTTCACAGGGACACGGCAGCGGGGTGGGGATTTTACCATGGAGCTTCCCGTCACCTTCCGGGAGGCCTACGCGGGCTGCGAAAAGCGGGTTGCGTACCGGCGGGACGGCATGCGGGAGGAGATCTCCGTCAAGGTCCCGGCCGGCGTTGAAACCGGGGCGCGCCTGCGGGTTGCGGGCAAGGGAGGGGTCGGCAGCGGCGGCACGGGGGACCTCTACCTGGTTGTGAAGGTGGGAGGCGATCCACAGTTCCACCGCGAAGGAGATGACATCGTGGTGGAACGGGAGATCAAATTCACCGACGCGGCACTCGGCGCGAGCCTTGATGTGCCGACCCTGGAAGGGACCAAGCGCGTCAAGGTTCCCGCCGGTATCCAGTCCGGCACCAAGATTCGCCTGAAGGGCCTTGGTTTCCCCCATATGGGGAAAACAGCCAAGGGAGATCTCTACGTTCACATCAATGTATCGGTTCCCCGGTCGCTTTCCGCCGACCAAAAGGCTATTCTGGAAAAGCTGCGTGAGGCGGGGCTGTAA
- a CDS encoding peptidylprolyl isomerase, which produces MIKRLIPLSLAVVLTLPSLSSAEVVSRILAVVNDEIVTSYAVDKEKRALLKEAERQQPPPDPKSLANLDEVALNRLIDKKLVEQKIRELDIRVGEEEVRQAIEDVKRQNKLSQEALVAALANQGLSFDQYKAQIKEQLERLRLVSQEVRSKIQVGEREMREYYEANKAKFGAEDIFRARNIYFKLDDKMSAEQVKKVMTTAMTVLHEAQSGKDFAELARQYSDDPAAKGNGGDLGTFRKGDILPEFEEQLTRMQPGEVSDLIYTATGLHIVKLEERSLGTPKPFEQVKAEVEDLVYRKKSEDRFNQWVADLRKGAAIELRQ; this is translated from the coding sequence ATGATCAAACGCCTCATACCTTTATCTCTTGCCGTCGTCCTCACTCTCCCGTCCCTCTCGTCCGCCGAGGTGGTAAGCCGAATCCTCGCCGTTGTTAACGATGAGATCGTCACCTCCTACGCCGTGGACAAGGAGAAGCGGGCTCTTCTCAAGGAGGCCGAGCGCCAGCAGCCGCCTCCCGACCCCAAGTCCCTTGCCAATCTGGACGAGGTCGCCCTCAACCGCCTCATCGACAAAAAGCTCGTGGAACAGAAGATCCGCGAACTCGACATCCGGGTGGGTGAGGAGGAAGTACGTCAAGCAATTGAAGACGTGAAACGGCAGAACAAGCTCTCCCAGGAGGCTCTCGTGGCGGCGTTGGCCAACCAGGGGCTTTCCTTCGACCAGTACAAGGCCCAGATAAAGGAACAGCTGGAGCGGCTGCGGCTCGTGAGCCAGGAGGTGCGTTCCAAGATCCAGGTGGGTGAACGGGAGATGCGGGAGTATTACGAGGCGAACAAGGCAAAGTTCGGGGCCGAGGATATCTTCAGGGCACGGAACATCTATTTCAAGCTCGACGACAAGATGTCCGCCGAGCAGGTGAAAAAGGTGATGACCACGGCCATGACCGTCCTGCATGAGGCCCAGTCAGGCAAGGACTTTGCCGAGTTGGCGCGCCAGTATTCCGACGATCCGGCGGCCAAGGGCAACGGCGGCGATCTGGGGACCTTCCGCAAGGGGGACATCCTGCCGGAATTCGAGGAGCAGTTGACGCGGATGCAGCCGGGCGAGGTGAGCGACCTCATCTACACCGCCACAGGGCTCCACATCGTCAAGCTGGAAGAGCGCTCCCTCGGCACCCCCAAGCCGTTCGAGCAGGTCAAGGCCGAGGTGGAAGATCTGGTTTACCGCAAAAAATCAGAAGACCGCTTCAACCAATGGGTGGCTGACCTGCGCAAGGGAGCGGCCATCGAACTGCGGCAGTAG
- a CDS encoding peptidylprolyl isomerase, producing MKRHTIVTILSVSLCLAALGGCKGKTESGTTAAPAKKAGQVLVEVNGDAITVENFNKELEGLPPYLKPMADTPEGKKELLDTMVVRELLYQQAKKDGVDKSAEIADRVEELKKRVVVEAYLKKKVEEQVQVSDEELKKFYDQNKDKFKSGAQIKASHILVRDEKLAQEIVKELKGGANFEELAKKHSIDSAAAKGGDLGWFSKGNMVPEFEKVAFGLKEGETSGIVRTQFGYHIIKVTGKRPAGERTFEEVKDQIKAAVLPGKQQEVFQKLKEDIKKGATISIKEDVLKGLGGQSAAAEHPAPAQPAATPAAK from the coding sequence GTGAAGAGACACACTATCGTCACCATCCTTTCGGTCTCCCTCTGTCTGGCTGCCCTCGGCGGCTGCAAGGGCAAGACCGAGTCCGGCACGACGGCAGCTCCGGCCAAAAAAGCAGGCCAGGTACTCGTGGAAGTCAACGGTGACGCCATCACCGTGGAAAATTTCAACAAGGAGCTTGAGGGACTGCCTCCTTACCTGAAGCCCATGGCGGATACGCCGGAAGGGAAAAAGGAGCTGCTGGACACCATGGTGGTGCGCGAACTCCTCTACCAGCAGGCTAAGAAGGACGGGGTCGACAAGAGCGCCGAGATTGCCGACCGGGTGGAAGAGCTCAAGAAGCGCGTCGTGGTTGAGGCTTATCTCAAGAAGAAGGTCGAGGAGCAGGTCCAGGTATCCGACGAGGAACTCAAGAAGTTCTACGATCAGAATAAGGACAAATTCAAGTCCGGCGCCCAGATCAAGGCCAGCCACATTCTCGTGCGGGATGAGAAGCTCGCTCAGGAGATCGTGAAGGAGCTCAAGGGCGGTGCCAATTTCGAGGAGTTGGCCAAGAAGCACTCCATCGACTCCGCCGCCGCCAAGGGTGGCGATCTGGGCTGGTTCAGCAAGGGGAACATGGTCCCCGAATTCGAGAAAGTCGCCTTCGGCCTCAAGGAAGGGGAGACCTCCGGCATCGTCAGGACCCAGTTCGGCTACCACATCATCAAGGTGACCGGCAAGCGTCCCGCCGGCGAGCGCACCTTTGAAGAAGTGAAGGACCAGATCAAGGCAGCAGTCCTGCCGGGCAAGCAGCAGGAAGTCTTCCAGAAGCTCAAGGAAGACATCAAGAAGGGCGCGACGATCTCCATCAAGGAAGACGTGCTCAAGGGGCTCGGCGGCCAGAGCGCAGCGGCCGAGCATCCTGCTCCCGCGCAGCCTGCCGCGACACCCGCCGCCAAGTAG
- the mfd gene encoding transcription-repair coupling factor, with product MTQTDTDLFKRLTDRLTPPAARLTLAGLRGSSPAYLLARLIGEAGAPFLVVVPDAEAAAELTTELRFFTGRPGDILLFPAWDTSPFEKASPHADVTAQRLAVLRRLADRRAAAVVTTPEALRQRVVPRSLLDSASLYFLPGEESDRDDLLSRLVTLGYLNVPLVEDRGTFAVRGGIVDIFPPGFDLPVRIEFFGDFVDTIRSFEPLSQRSLQPLEELLLLPSRELLLTADTLQGAASRIKTRCDDLEISPLVRRELLEQLQNGLYPAGVEWLLPLFHQNLETLLDYAGDAVRVLVDPAAQEEEGERLSRELEEASDRARERGELFPAPESLFLAPADTAAALAAGRLVTIPFLHLNEGDSPETIDIATETNADLKVDISPDSEGVLRPLAARLTGWIEERQRVIIACHQRGQAQRLYELLAHYPVPLTVSDRPFPAERERDDGRVDIVIGEISRGFRLPEGRLVVIAEEEIFGKRQKRRGITELRKKQIMTSLAELKPGDHMVHLDHGVGIYRGLQHLSLSGCAGDFLLLEYAGGDKLYLPVDRLSLVQRYVGSEGIEPRVDRLGGTSWEKAKGKARAAVQEMAEELLRIYAARQLHEGHRFSPPDDLYREFEASFAYEETSDQLAAIEDVIADMTSNRPMDRLVCGDVGYGKTEVAMRGAFKAVMDGKQVAVLVPTTVLAQQHLETFRARLGAYPVTIEMVSRFRTPKEQKDILERVKKGTVDVIIGTHRLLQNDVTFKDLGLLIVDEEQRFGVTHKEKLKKYKAAVDILTLTATPIPRTLYMSLMGIRDLSIIDTPPVDRLAVKTFVARTSDELIREAVLRELRRGGQVFFVHNRVQSIGAWYEHLRRIVPEAKIAVGHGQMDEGELEKVMLGFMHGETNLLLCTTIIESGLDIPSANTLIVDRADTFGLAQLYQLRGRVGRSRQRAYAYLLIPGEGAISSDARERLRIIQELNELGAGFRLATHDLEIRGAGDLLGAKQSGNIAAVGFDLYTELLEEAVQKLKGEEPVERVEPEINLRVPAFIPEDYVREPNQRLVIYKKLTQATAEEEVGEVMEELVDRFGTLPLAASYLLDVMKLRIMLKHFLVRMAEFDGKRLCLSFHEKTPVSPDTIIGLIKANPKRYQFTPDFRLVAELADTSFEGVLAEARNLLKRLG from the coding sequence ATGACACAGACCGATACCGATCTCTTCAAACGCCTCACCGACCGCCTCACCCCCCCTGCCGCCCGGCTCACCCTTGCCGGGCTCAGGGGGTCGTCGCCAGCCTATCTGCTGGCCCGGCTCATCGGGGAGGCGGGAGCTCCATTCCTCGTGGTCGTCCCCGACGCCGAAGCCGCCGCCGAGCTCACCACGGAACTCCGGTTCTTCACGGGAAGACCCGGCGACATCCTCCTGTTTCCCGCCTGGGACACCTCGCCCTTTGAAAAGGCATCGCCCCATGCCGACGTGACGGCCCAGCGGCTGGCAGTCCTGCGCCGGCTGGCGGACCGCAGGGCGGCTGCCGTGGTAACCACGCCGGAGGCTCTGCGCCAACGGGTAGTGCCGCGCTCCCTTCTGGACAGTGCCTCACTCTACTTTCTGCCCGGCGAAGAGAGCGACCGGGACGATCTCCTGTCACGGCTGGTGACCCTCGGCTACCTCAACGTGCCGCTGGTGGAGGACCGGGGAACCTTTGCCGTGCGGGGCGGCATCGTCGACATCTTCCCGCCGGGTTTCGATCTGCCGGTGCGGATCGAATTCTTCGGCGACTTCGTCGATACCATCCGGAGCTTCGAACCGCTCTCCCAGCGCTCCCTCCAGCCCCTGGAAGAGTTACTGCTGCTCCCGTCGCGGGAGTTGCTCCTGACTGCCGATACCCTGCAGGGGGCGGCGTCCCGCATCAAGACGCGCTGCGACGATCTGGAGATATCCCCCTTGGTCCGCCGCGAGCTGCTGGAACAGCTCCAGAACGGCCTCTACCCGGCAGGAGTCGAATGGCTCCTTCCCCTCTTTCACCAGAATCTGGAGACCCTGCTTGACTACGCCGGCGACGCCGTGCGGGTCCTGGTCGATCCGGCAGCCCAGGAAGAGGAGGGAGAACGACTCTCGCGGGAACTGGAGGAGGCTTCCGACCGCGCCCGGGAGCGGGGCGAGCTCTTTCCCGCGCCGGAAAGCCTCTTCCTCGCCCCGGCGGATACTGCGGCCGCCCTGGCTGCGGGGAGACTGGTGACCATCCCCTTCCTGCACCTGAACGAGGGTGATTCCCCGGAGACCATCGACATTGCCACCGAGACGAACGCCGACCTCAAGGTGGACATCTCGCCCGACAGCGAGGGGGTCCTGCGGCCGCTGGCCGCTCGCCTGACCGGCTGGATCGAGGAGCGGCAACGGGTGATCATAGCCTGCCACCAGCGCGGTCAGGCCCAGCGGCTGTATGAGTTACTGGCCCATTACCCGGTCCCCCTTACCGTCTCGGACCGCCCCTTCCCGGCGGAACGGGAGCGGGACGACGGCAGGGTGGACATCGTAATCGGCGAAATCTCTCGCGGGTTCAGGTTGCCGGAAGGACGGCTCGTGGTCATCGCCGAAGAGGAAATCTTCGGCAAGCGGCAAAAACGGCGCGGCATCACCGAGTTGCGCAAAAAGCAGATCATGACCTCCCTGGCGGAGCTGAAGCCGGGCGATCACATGGTTCACCTGGACCACGGGGTCGGCATTTACCGTGGACTCCAGCACCTTTCGCTCAGCGGCTGTGCCGGCGACTTCCTGCTGCTGGAGTATGCGGGGGGGGACAAGCTCTACCTGCCGGTGGACCGGCTCAGCCTGGTGCAGCGCTACGTGGGCTCCGAGGGGATCGAACCGCGGGTCGACCGGCTCGGCGGCACCTCATGGGAGAAGGCCAAGGGCAAGGCCCGCGCGGCAGTCCAGGAGATGGCCGAAGAACTCTTGCGGATCTACGCGGCCCGCCAACTTCACGAGGGGCACCGGTTTTCCCCCCCCGACGATCTCTACCGGGAGTTCGAGGCCTCCTTCGCCTACGAGGAGACCTCCGACCAGCTGGCTGCCATCGAAGACGTCATCGCCGACATGACCAGCAACCGGCCCATGGACCGGCTGGTCTGCGGCGACGTGGGCTACGGCAAGACCGAAGTGGCCATGCGGGGAGCTTTCAAGGCGGTCATGGACGGCAAGCAGGTGGCGGTCCTGGTGCCGACCACAGTCCTGGCCCAGCAGCATTTGGAGACCTTCAGGGCGCGGCTTGGGGCCTACCCGGTCACCATTGAAATGGTTTCCCGCTTCAGGACTCCCAAGGAACAGAAGGACATCCTGGAGCGGGTGAAAAAGGGGACCGTCGATGTCATCATCGGCACCCACCGACTCCTTCAAAACGATGTGACGTTCAAGGACCTGGGGCTTCTCATCGTGGACGAGGAGCAGCGCTTCGGGGTAACCCACAAGGAAAAGCTGAAAAAGTACAAGGCAGCGGTGGACATCCTGACCCTCACCGCCACCCCCATTCCCCGCACTCTCTACATGTCGCTCATGGGTATCCGCGACCTCTCCATCATCGACACCCCGCCCGTGGATCGGCTGGCAGTTAAGACCTTCGTGGCCCGTACCTCCGACGAGCTCATCCGCGAAGCGGTTCTGCGGGAGCTCCGAAGGGGAGGGCAGGTGTTCTTCGTCCACAATCGGGTCCAGTCCATCGGAGCCTGGTACGAACACCTGCGCCGCATCGTGCCCGAGGCAAAGATCGCCGTGGGGCACGGCCAGATGGACGAAGGCGAGCTGGAGAAGGTGATGCTTGGCTTCATGCACGGGGAAACGAACCTTCTGCTCTGCACCACGATCATCGAGTCAGGCCTGGACATCCCCAGTGCCAACACCCTCATCGTGGACCGGGCTGACACCTTCGGACTGGCCCAGCTTTACCAGTTGCGGGGAAGGGTAGGGCGCTCCCGGCAGCGGGCCTACGCCTATCTCCTCATACCCGGCGAAGGCGCCATCTCGTCCGATGCCCGGGAGCGGCTGCGGATCATCCAAGAACTGAACGAGCTGGGGGCCGGCTTCCGCCTGGCCACCCACGACCTGGAGATCAGGGGCGCCGGCGATCTCCTGGGGGCCAAGCAGTCGGGCAACATTGCCGCCGTCGGCTTCGACCTCTACACAGAACTCCTAGAAGAGGCGGTCCAGAAACTCAAGGGCGAGGAGCCGGTAGAGCGGGTGGAGCCGGAGATCAACCTGCGGGTGCCGGCCTTCATCCCCGAGGACTATGTGCGCGAACCGAATCAGCGCCTCGTCATCTACAAGAAGCTGACCCAGGCCACGGCCGAAGAGGAGGTGGGCGAGGTCATGGAAGAACTGGTGGACCGGTTCGGCACGCTGCCGCTGGCGGCCTCCTACCTGCTGGACGTGATGAAGCTGCGGATCATGCTCAAGCACTTCCTGGTCCGGATGGCGGAGTTTGACGGCAAACGGCTCTGTCTCTCATTTCACGAGAAAACTCCGGTTTCGCCCGACACCATTATCGGTCTCATTAAAGCAAACCCAAAACGGTACCAGTTCACCCCGGACTTCCGTCTCGTGGCGGAACTGGCCGACACCAGCTTCGAGGGGGTCCTGGCCGAAGCCAGAAATCTCTTGAAAAGGCTGGGGTGA
- a CDS encoding PLP-dependent aminotransferase family protein: MNTVKSGGKIPLYESVAGRVAQLIGEGTFRAGDRIPSVRALGRQFQVSLTTVMEAYTLLEDRGLIEARPQSGYYVRARFPGSTAEPEMTAPPLKPTTVGTAELSMMVMRDTRNPDLVPLGAAIPNPELLPVDRLNRMLATESRKHAVASVSYDMPPGCERLRVQIARRMLAVGCALAPDQIVTTSGCIEAVVLSLRAICRPGDTVAVESPVYYNFLQAIDLMGLKALEIPTHPRTGISLDALRYALDHTPIRACLVVANFNNPLGSLMPDDHKRELVAMLAARRIPLIEDDIYGDLSFSPERPRAAKAFDEAGLVLYCTSVTKTVAPGYRVGWVAPGIFQKEIERLKAVTTIACSTPTELAVAEFLANGGYDHHLRRIRRIYARQMSLMAEAVGQAFPVGTRVTRPEGGFVLWVECPERVDSLVLYEQALTRGITIAPGPIFSATGKYRNCIRLNAAWWDDRVERAIHTLGELAAAMM, translated from the coding sequence ATGAACACGGTGAAAAGCGGAGGCAAAATCCCTCTCTACGAATCGGTGGCCGGCCGCGTGGCCCAACTCATCGGCGAGGGAACATTCCGGGCAGGGGACCGGATTCCGTCGGTCAGGGCACTGGGGCGGCAATTCCAGGTGAGCCTCACCACGGTGATGGAGGCCTACACCCTCCTCGAGGATCGAGGACTCATCGAGGCGCGCCCCCAATCAGGGTACTACGTGAGAGCCCGCTTCCCCGGCTCGACAGCCGAGCCGGAAATGACGGCGCCGCCCCTGAAACCTACAACCGTCGGCACGGCGGAACTCTCCATGATGGTAATGCGGGATACCCGCAACCCGGACCTCGTCCCGCTGGGCGCCGCCATTCCCAATCCCGAGCTGCTGCCGGTGGACCGGTTGAACCGGATGCTCGCCACCGAGAGCCGGAAACATGCCGTGGCCAGCGTCTCCTACGATATGCCACCCGGCTGCGAGCGGCTGCGGGTCCAGATCGCCCGGCGGATGCTGGCCGTGGGGTGCGCCTTGGCGCCGGACCAGATCGTGACCACCTCCGGCTGTATCGAGGCGGTAGTCCTGTCGCTGCGGGCCATCTGCCGTCCCGGGGATACGGTGGCAGTGGAATCGCCGGTGTACTACAACTTCCTGCAGGCGATCGACCTGATGGGGCTCAAGGCCCTGGAGATCCCCACCCATCCGCGCACGGGGATCAGCCTCGACGCCCTGCGCTACGCCCTTGATCACACCCCGATCCGGGCCTGCCTGGTGGTCGCCAACTTCAACAATCCCCTGGGAAGCCTCATGCCCGACGACCACAAGCGCGAACTGGTGGCAATGCTGGCGGCCCGCCGGATTCCCCTCATCGAGGACGATATCTACGGCGATCTGAGTTTCTCCCCGGAACGCCCCCGGGCGGCCAAGGCCTTCGACGAGGCAGGGCTCGTCCTGTACTGCACATCGGTCACCAAAACCGTTGCACCGGGCTACCGGGTCGGCTGGGTGGCTCCGGGGATCTTCCAAAAGGAGATCGAGCGGCTCAAAGCGGTGACCACCATCGCCTGCTCTACGCCCACGGAGCTTGCCGTGGCGGAGTTTCTTGCCAACGGCGGGTATGACCACCACCTGCGGCGCATCCGCAGGATCTACGCCCGCCAGATGTCCCTCATGGCCGAGGCGGTGGGGCAGGCATTCCCGGTCGGTACCCGTGTCACCCGACCCGAAGGGGGGTTTGTCCTCTGGGTCGAATGCCCCGAGCGGGTGGACTCCCTGGTTCTCTACGAGCAGGCGCTCACCAGGGGGATCACCATTGCGCCGGGTCCAATTTTTTCGGCCACCGGCAAGTACCGCAACTGCATCCGCCTGAACGCCGCATGGTGGGACGATCGGGTGGAACGGGCCATCCATACCCTTGGAGAACTGGCCGCCGCCATGATGTGA
- a CDS encoding pentapeptide repeat-containing protein: MLRYLLRPFLSLMAVALICGPAVESVASASGNGGKKRPLDYEEYVRLITGGPRKVARKESRKESRKSKVEVAAAEKPAAVQQPVVMAATPAPRRAVTPSPGRDGWRPSPEQVHEILRTSRNLAGAVLRGAVLAGFDLRGVTLAGADLFGANLAGANLDGANLRGTSLEMVNLRGASLRGANLAGAGLFKADLEGADLQGANLSGVYAVCANLRGASLAGVTTVGGHFAQATFDDRSQGAAVAQAQNATRNDIVPVVGGEKALPSGGEKGRILLLNF, from the coding sequence ATGCTGAGGTATCTGCTCAGGCCATTCCTGTCGCTCATGGCGGTGGCGCTCATCTGCGGCCCCGCCGTTGAATCAGTGGCATCCGCATCCGGGAACGGGGGGAAAAAAAGGCCCCTCGACTACGAGGAGTACGTCCGTCTCATCACGGGTGGACCCCGCAAAGTTGCACGCAAGGAGTCACGTAAAGAGTCTCGCAAGTCCAAGGTTGAGGTTGCCGCGGCTGAAAAACCGGCCGCTGTTCAGCAGCCTGTGGTGATGGCAGCGACTCCTGCTCCGCGCCGCGCCGTAACGCCTTCGCCCGGCCGGGACGGATGGCGTCCCTCCCCTGAGCAGGTTCACGAGATCCTGCGCACCTCCCGCAATCTGGCGGGAGCCGTACTGCGCGGAGCCGTATTGGCCGGCTTCGATCTGCGAGGGGTAACCCTGGCCGGCGCCGACCTCTTCGGCGCGAATCTGGCGGGGGCTAATCTCGACGGCGCGAATCTGCGGGGCACGTCGCTGGAAATGGTGAACCTGCGTGGAGCCAGTCTCCGGGGAGCCAACCTGGCCGGTGCGGGGCTGTTCAAGGCTGACCTGGAAGGGGCCGATCTTCAGGGGGCCAACCTTTCGGGCGTGTACGCCGTGTGCGCTAATCTGAGGGGAGCCAGTCTGGCGGGCGTCACTACCGTTGGCGGCCATTTTGCCCAGGCGACCTTCGACGACAGAAGTCAGGGTGCAGCGGTTGCACAGGCACAGAATGCGACGCGTAATGACATCGTCCCTGTTGTGGGAGGAGAGAAGGCACTGCCGTCGGGCGGCGAAAAGGGACGTATTCTGCTTCTGAATTTCTGA
- a CDS encoding gamma carbonic anhydrase family protein, translating into MIRPFKGMSPQIDPSAFIADTAVVIGDVTIGPESSIWYNVVARGDVNFIRIGARSNIQDLSMLHVTHKKHADDPGAPLVIGDDVTVGHSVTLHGCTIGNGAFIGMQAMVMDKAVVGEGALVGARALVTEGTVIPPHTLWVGAPAKYKRDLTPDEIAWLKRSAGNYVRYSREYLEEDADR; encoded by the coding sequence ATGATTCGCCCCTTCAAGGGAATGAGCCCGCAAATCGATCCGTCCGCGTTCATTGCCGACACCGCCGTTGTCATCGGCGACGTGACCATCGGCCCCGAAAGCAGTATCTGGTACAACGTGGTTGCCCGAGGCGATGTCAATTTCATCCGCATCGGCGCCCGGAGCAACATCCAGGATCTCTCCATGCTCCATGTGACCCATAAAAAGCACGCCGACGACCCGGGAGCCCCCCTTGTCATCGGCGATGACGTGACCGTCGGCCACAGCGTGACCCTCCACGGCTGCACCATCGGCAATGGTGCCTTCATCGGCATGCAGGCAATGGTCATGGACAAGGCGGTGGTGGGCGAAGGAGCACTCGTAGGCGCACGGGCACTGGTGACCGAGGGAACCGTCATCCCGCCCCATACCCTCTGGGTTGGGGCACCGGCAAAGTACAAGCGCGACCTGACCCCCGACGAAATTGCCTGGCTGAAGCGCTCGGCAGGCAACTACGTGCGCTACTCACGGGAATATCTTGAGGAAGACGCGGACCGCTGA
- the nadA gene encoding quinolinate synthase NadA: MHANDIRQDIRKLLKERNAVLLAHNYMRDEVQEIADITGDSLALSQEAARTDADVIVFCGVHFMAESASILSPDKTVLLPRMDAGCPMADMVTAEALLEMKARHPDVPVVTYVNSSAAVKAVSDICCTSANAVKVVNSLPDPEVIFVPDRNLGQFVAKQSDKTFHFWDGFCPTHERLKPADVQRLKEAHPDALFICHPECNPLVVALADHVCSTSGMYDFCRTNPAKRFIIGTEAGILYRLRLENPDKEFILASPALVCPNMKLTSLEDVLASLQTMSPVVKVPEEIRVPAKLALDRMIAIPRD, encoded by the coding sequence ATGCACGCCAACGACATCAGACAGGACATACGGAAGCTCCTGAAGGAGCGTAACGCTGTGCTCCTGGCCCACAACTACATGAGGGACGAGGTGCAGGAGATTGCCGACATAACCGGTGACTCACTCGCCCTCTCCCAGGAGGCGGCCCGCACCGACGCGGACGTCATCGTTTTCTGCGGAGTTCACTTCATGGCCGAGTCAGCCTCGATCCTCTCGCCGGACAAAACGGTCCTTCTGCCGCGCATGGACGCCGGCTGCCCCATGGCAGACATGGTGACCGCCGAGGCGTTGCTGGAGATGAAGGCCCGCCACCCCGACGTACCTGTCGTCACCTACGTGAACTCTTCGGCGGCGGTTAAGGCCGTCAGCGACATCTGCTGCACCTCGGCCAATGCTGTGAAGGTTGTGAATTCCCTCCCGGACCCGGAGGTAATCTTCGTTCCCGACCGCAACCTGGGACAGTTCGTGGCAAAGCAGTCCGACAAGACGTTCCACTTCTGGGACGGCTTCTGCCCCACCCACGAACGGCTGAAGCCCGCCGACGTCCAGAGGCTCAAGGAAGCCCACCCCGACGCTCTCTTCATCTGCCATCCCGAGTGCAACCCCTTGGTCGTGGCCCTGGCGGACCATGTCTGCTCCACGAGCGGTATGTATGACTTCTGCCGCACGAATCCGGCCAAACGGTTCATCATCGGCACCGAGGCGGGGATTCTCTACCGGCTCCGGCTTGAGAATCCGGACAAGGAATTCATCCTCGCCTCGCCGGCGCTTGTCTGCCCCAATATGAAGCTGACCTCCCTGGAAGATGTGCTGGCGAGCCTGCAGACCATGTCGCCGGTGGTGAAAGTCCCCGAAGAAATCCGGGTCCCGGCCAAGCTCGCCCTGGACCGGATGATCGCCATCCCCCGGGACTGA
- a CDS encoding TatA/E family twin arginine-targeting protein translocase, whose translation MFGIGMPELIVILVIALIVIGPQKLPDIARSLGKGLAEFKRASDDFQRNLAEEVRTLDEKEKAEKGEAAAEPVKRDLAAEVKAYEDQAASGVHQGEPAPVAGSPESEKKSA comes from the coding sequence ATGTTTGGAATCGGGATGCCGGAGCTTATCGTTATACTCGTCATCGCCCTGATCGTCATCGGGCCCCAGAAGCTCCCCGACATCGCCCGTTCGCTCGGCAAGGGGCTGGCGGAGTTCAAGCGCGCCTCGGACGATTTCCAGCGGAACTTGGCTGAAGAGGTCCGGACACTGGATGAGAAGGAAAAGGCGGAAAAAGGGGAGGCCGCTGCCGAGCCCGTCAAGCGGGACCTGGCTGCCGAGGTAAAGGCCTACGAGGACCAAGCCGCCAGCGGGGTGCATCAGGGCGAACCGGCCCCGGTTGCAGGCAGCCCTGAATCCGAGAAAAAATCAGCCTAG